The genomic DNA TGTTTCTCATGGTCGTGGCGATAAAGTTAAAATCGTTAAGTTCCGTCGTCGTAAACATTCACGTAAGCAACAGGGCCACCGTCAGTGGTTCACTGAAGTTCGCATTACAGGCATTAACGGTTAATTTAGAGGAATATACTCATGGCACATAAAAAGGCTGGTGGTAGTACTCGTAACGGTCGCGATTCGGAAAGTAAACGCTTAGGTGTTAAACGTTTCGGTGGCGAGTCTGTATTAGCGGGTAGCATTATTGTTCGTCAACGTGGTACTAAATTCCACGCGGGCACCAACGTTGGTATCGGTAAAGACCATACTCTTTTCGCAACTGCCGAAGGCAAAGTGAAATTTGAAGTTAAAGGTCCTAAAAACCGTAAGTTTGTTAGCATCGAAGCTGAATAAACGTCCAATTTGTTATTCAAAAAGCCCCGCACTAGCGGGGCTTTTTTTTTCCAATAAGCCACTATTTCGCTCACGAAATAGCCATGGTGCATTATAGTTAAGCGATAATGCTGGAGTAGAAAATGAAATTTGTAGATGAAGCGGTAATTAAAGTTGATGCTGGTGATGGTGGCAATGGCACCATTAGCTTTCGCCGTGAAAAATATGTCCCGCGTGGTGGTCCTGACGGCGGCGATGGTGGTGACGGTGGTAGTGTTTATTTGGTGGCCGACGAAAACCTTAATACCCTAATTGACTATCGCTTTGAGCGCTTTCACAAAGCTGAGCGTGGCGAGAATGGACAAGGCTCTAACTGTACCGGTAAACGCGGTGAAGATTTAGAGCTGCCTGTACCCGTGGGTACCCGTGCTCGAGACCAAGATACTGGGGAGATCCTCGGTGATCTTACTCAGCATAAACAGCGTCTATTGGTGGCCAAAGGTGGTTTTCACGGTTTAGGCAATACTCGCTTTAAGAGTAGTACTAACCGTGCTCCGCGGCGTAAGTCGAATGGTACTCCGGGTGAAGTTCGTAACCTACAGTTAGAGTTATTACTGCTGGCAGATGTGGGCATGTTAGGCTTGCCCAATGCGGGTAAATCTACCTTTATTCGTAGTGTTTCCGCTGCCAAGCCTAAAGTAGCCGATTATCCATTTACCACGCTTATTCCTAATCTAGGCGTGGTTCGTCAGTCTGAGAATCGCGGTTTTGTTATTGCCGATATTCCTGGTTTGATTGAAGGGGCTGCCGATGGAGCTGGTCTTGGGGTTCGTTTCTTAAAGCACTTAGAGCGTTGCCGTGTATTGTTGCATATGGTGGATGTATTACCCGCTGATGGCAGTGACCCTGTGGAGAATGCCTTAACTATCATTAGCGAGCTTGAGCAATATAGCGAGAAGTTGTTTGAAAAGCCGCGTTGGTTAGTATTCAACAAGGTTGATTTAGTTTTAGAAGAAGAAGCCGATGAGATCCGTCAGCGAGTGATTGACGCATTAGGCTGGGAAGGCGAAGTATTTTCTATTTCCGCTTTGGAAAATAATGGAACCAAAGAAATCTGTAAGGCAATTGGCCAATTCTTAGAAACCTTACCGGTGGTAGAAGAAGAGCTGGCCGAACGGGAAGAAGTTAAGTTCCAATGGGACGATTACCATCAGCAGCAAATTGAGCAAGCTGAGTTTGAAGACTGGGACGATGATGATTGGGATGATGACGATGATCATGGTGTAGAGGTTATTTACCAGCCATAGTAAGCTATTCATTTGTTGTTAGTTGTCGTGATACTCGGATAGTTAAACATGTTACGCTCATTTAGGAAATATACGGGGCCTGTTCAGGCTCCGGTTCGTAATATCGATTTAGAGCAGCAAACTCGCATCTGTCGAGTGGTTGTATTGGCTGGGCGCATCATGCAACAGCATGGTGCAGAAAGTAAGTTAATCGAAGAAACCTCGGTTCGTTTAGGTCTCGCCCTAGGCTTAGATAGTGTCGAGTTGGCGATAACCGCAAATGCCTTAGTGCTTACTGGCCTATCCAAAGGACGTTGTATTACTACTACCCGTCGAGTTTATGACCGTGGTATTAACATGCACATGGTCTGCGAAGTACAACGTATTACCATCATGGCTGAAAAGCAGTTGTTGGATGTAAATGAGGTAGTCAAGCGTTTAGAGCGTTTACAACCTTATAAGTACAATCGTTGGCATGTGGTATTTATGATTGGCCTATCATGTGCCTGTTTTAGTCATCTGTTTGGTGGTGATTGGACGGTATTTGCTATGACGTTTATCGCATCAGCTATCGCTATGTTTTTCCGCCAAGAAATGGCTCACCGCCATCACAACCCCATTCTTAATTTCGGTATGACCGCCTTTGTGGCCACGTCGGTGGCAGGTTTGGCGGTTCGCTATGACTTAGGTAATCAACCGCAAACGGTGATGGCCGCCTCGGTATTATTATTAGTTCCTGGTTTTCCGCTTATTAATGCGGTGTCGGATATGGTTAAGGGACATATTAGTATGGGGATTTCCCGGTGGTTTTTTGCCTCGCTATTGAGTTTGGGGGTTGCCATGGGCATTGCCCTTTCGATGTGGGCAACTGGCGTCAGCGGGTGGTTATAAGATGTTAGAATTATTAGCAATTTTAGTTGAAGACGCGATTTTTTCATCGGTTCCCGCGGTGGGCTTTGCGATGGTGTTTAATGTGCCTTCGCGAATGTTGCCACTGTGTGCCATTGGCGGTGCGTTTGCTCACTGTTTACGAACCCTGTGTATTCACTGGGGCGTGCCCTTAGAGTGGGCCACTTTGGTGGCTTCAACCAGTGTCGGTTTAGTGGGAGTTTATTGGTCGCGTCGTTACTTGATCCCTCGGCCGGTATTTACTGTGGCCTCGATAATACCGATGATTCCCGGTAGTTTTGCCTTTAAAACCATGGTGGGTATTATTGGCCTATATAGCGGCGGTTTTAGCGAAGCATTGCTGGCAACAGTTATCGAAAACGGCTTGCGTACTTTGTTTATTTTGATGGCCTTGAGTTTTGGCTTAGCGATTCCCTCTGTGGTGATCTATCGCGGCCGACCGATTGTTTAGTAAATGATAAAAATAAGGTAGTAGAGTGAAGCTAGCGATGATTGCTGCAATGACCAAGCAGCGGGTAATAGGTAAAGATAATCAAATGCCTTGGCATTTACCCGCCGATTTGGCGCATTTTAAACGGGTAACCATGGGCAAACCGGTGATTATGGGACGTTTAACCTATGAATCTATTGGGCGCCCTCTGCCTGGGCGTTTAAATATAGTGGTCAGTCGTAATCCCAAGCTTAGCATTGCTGGCGTTGAAGTGCTCAGTAGTGTTGAGGCCGCCTTGGAGCGGGTTAAGGATGAAGCGGAAGTAATGATTATTGGCGGGGCAAACATTTATCAACAATGTTTGCCTTTAGCGGATTCACTCTACTTAACTTTTATTGATACCGAATTAGAAGGGGATGCTTATTTCCCTGATTATCTGCAACAAGCATCTTGGCAAACGCTTCACCGCGAAAGTCATCCCGCGGATGATAAAAACCCTTATGATTTGGAGTTTGTTAGCTTAGCTAGGGCTTAATCATATTTTTGTTGAAGCAAGCTTGAGTATACATGCGCTGGTCGTCCCAGCGCAGCATCGACAAATAGTTTCCCCATACACAACCGGTATCTAAGCCAGAAACTAAAGCATGTTTGCTTTTCCCCATTAGAGCCGCCCAGTGACCAAAAATGATGTGGGTTTGCTTAAGGTGTTTACCGGGTATTTCAAACCAAGGTTTTAAGTTTGGGTTGTTATTTTTATTGGGTGGCAGTTTAGAGTCAAAATCTAAGCTGGCATCGGGAAAGCAATACCGCATACGGGTAAACACATTGATAATACAGCGCAATCTGTCATAGCCGACCAGTTCGTCTGTCCAATGAGCTGGTTCGTTACCGTACATATTCTGTAACAACTGCAGGTAGTTGTCGCCAGCTAGCTCTGCTTGTACCTCTTTAGCTAACTTTAAGGCCTTGCTGACTTTCCATTTGGGGTAAATGCCGGCATGCACCATTACTACATCAAAGTCAGGGTGTTTCTTTATCAGTGGTTGTTGGCGCAGCCAGTCGAGCAGTTCGTCGCGGTCCGGCGCATCCAATAGGGCTTGCAAATTATCGCGGCGTTTAGCTCGGTGAATGCCATTGGCAACAGCCAGTAGGTGCAGGTCGTGGTTACCCAGTACGATGTGCGCAGAATCGCCTAAGTCTTTTACAAAACGCAAAGTCTCCAGAGACTTAGGGCCTCGCGCTACTAAGTCCCCGGCTAGCCATAGCTGATCTTTTTTTCGAGAAAACTTACATTGCTCGAGTAAGGCTTGCAGTTCGTCCAAACAGCCTTGGACGTCGCCAACGAAATAACTTGCCATTGGTTTTCTCTATTAGTGAAGTTTGTTGGGCAAGGACAAGCGAAATGGCGGTATTTCTGCTTCAAATTCATTGCCTGATTGGTCGACTAAAGTGTAGCTTCCCTGCATCACACCGACCTCGGTAGCGAGCACAGCACTGCTGGTGTAGCTAAACGGCTTTTCTGGTTTAAGCAGTGGCTGTTTACCCACTACACCATCTCCTTTTACTTCTTTCACTTCGCCGTTGCCGTCGGTGATTAGCCAATGGCGGCGCAATAGCTGTAAGTCTTGCTCACTGGTATTGCGAATGGTGATGGTGTAATAAAAGGCATATTGTTGCTGCTCAGGAACAGAATGTTCAGGTAGAAAGCCAGTTTCTACCTGTATATCCAAAGCGTATTCTGGGCTATGAGTCATCGCTACTAGAGGCCTGCAATAATTGTTCTTTATCTATGTAATTAGCAATATCACAAAATTGCTCAATAGTTAAATTTTCAGGGCGTAGCGTAGGTTTTAGTCCAAGGGCTTCGAGGTGTTCAACACTGAGTAGATTACCTAAGGCATTGCGAATGGTTTTGCGGCGCTGGTTAAAGGCTTCTTTACATACGCGATCTAAGGTAGCTAGAGAGTTGAGAGGGTATAGAGTGCTTTCATAAGGCTCTAAACGAACCACTGCAGAGTCTACCTTTGGTGGTGGCATAAATGCTTCAGGCGGCACTTCTAATGCCGGAAAAACACGACACTGCACTTGAGTCATGACACTAAGGCGACCATAAGCTTTACTGTCTGGCCCGGCGGCCATGCGATTGACCACTTCCTTTTGCAACATAAAGTGCATGTCAGAGATGGCGCTGCTAAAGCTTAATAAATGGAAAATTAGCGGGGTAGAGATATTGTAGGGCAGGTTACCAAATACCCGCATTTTTTGCTGGGCCTGGCTTAACTGCATAAAGTCAAACTTTAGGGCATCAATCTCATGAATAGTGAGCTTATCAGCTAGGCGTGGATGTTCGCGCAGGCGTTGAGCTAAATCGCGGTCTAATTCCACTACATGTAAACGCCCTGCTGCATTGGCAACGGGCTCGGTCAATGCGCCCAAGCCGGGGCCAATTTCTACTAAGTTTTCCCCTTCTTGAGGGTAGATCGTAGCAACGATTTGGCTAATCACTGACTCATTGTTCAGGAAGTTTTGGCCAAAACGTTTACGGGCGCGATGCCCTTGATGAACTTGTTTATTCATGTTCTCGCTCTACCATGTCGATGGCGTGTTCTAAGGCTGTAATCATACTTCCATGATCGGCTTCACCAGTTCCCGCCAGCTCAAGCGCTGTTCCATGGTCAACTGAGGTTCTTATAAAGGGTAGGCCAAGGGTAATGTTTACTGATTTGCCAAAACCCTTATATTTCAATACAGGTAAACCTTGGTCGTGATACATCGCTAACACGGCGTCGGCTTCGGCGAGGTATTTATCTTGGAATACCGTGTCTGCTGGCAATGGCCCAATTAAATTCATGCCATGTTCTTCACGCATTTGTTCCAGAAGAGGAATAATGATGTCGAGTTCTTCGCGACCTAGGTGGCCATCTTCGCCAGCATGAGGATTGAGACCACACACATAAATTTTAGGTTGTTTAATCGCGAATTTACTTTGTAAGTCATGATGCAAAATACTGATGATATTGTACAAACGCTCATGCGTAATGGCTTTAGCCACATAGGCTAAAGGTAAGTGGGTGGTGGCAAGGGCCACTCGTAAGCCTTCGGTGGCTAGCATCATCACTACATCTGAGCAGCCCGCTTGTTGGGCGAAAAACTCAGTATGTCCGCTGAATGATACTCCCGCTTTATTAATAATGCCTTTATTGACGGGGCCGGTAACCACCGCGGCAAATTGCCCATCCATGTTGCCTTTACAAGCAAACTCCAGCGTTTTAAGTACGTAATGGCCGTTGGCTTCATCTAGCAGTCCGGGCACGGCTGGAGCACCCATGTTAATAGGGGCAATGGTGAGAGTACCGGCGGCCTGCGGCTTAGCTGCTTGTTCGGGTTGATAACTCAGCAAGCGAATATTAATTCCTAACAGTTTGGCGCGTTCTTCTAAGAGCTGAGGGTCGGCCACCACTACTAGTTCCATCGGCCAAGCTTGCTGGCTAATCGCCAGCACTAAGTCTGGACCAATACCGGCAGGCTCGCCCGGAGTGAGCGCGATTCTGGCGACAGTGTTACTCATGCGTCACCATCCAAAATCTCAACATAGGCTTCTTCGCGAAGCTCTTCTTGCCAAGCTTGCATCTCTTCGTTGTATTTACGATTAAAGATTAATTGGCGAGCTCGGTTTTCGCTGGCTTGGTTGGTGGTATCGGTGGTGCGCTTATCGAGCACTTCTAATAAATGCCAACCGAAGGTTGAACGAAACGGCTGACTAATTTCACCAACGGCTAAGCGAGTTACCGCATCTCTAAATGCTGGAACATAAGCGCTGGGATCAGACCAACCTAGCTCGCCACCACGCACCGCTGAGCCTGGATCTTCAGAGTATTGGCGAGCCAGCTCTGCGAAGTTGGCTTCCCCAGAAATAAGTTGTTCACGAAACTCTGACAGTAGGCTTTTGGCCTTTTGGTCGCTCAGAATAATCGAAGGTTTAATTAGAATATGGCGCGCATTAACCTCTAAGGTTTCTACCTTTTGTAGCCCTTCTGCATCTAACACCATCACAATATGTAAGCCAGTGTCGGTACGGATTGGCCCCAGTACTGACCCTTTGGTTTGGTTGGCTACTACGCCAGCAAATAGGGTGGGCATTTCTTCTATGGTCATCCAACCCCAGTCACCGCCTTCTAAGGCTTTGGGGCCTTGAGAGTAAGTCATGGCTAGCTGATTAAAGTTTTCACCTTGCTTAAGTTGTTGCACTATCTG from Agarivorans gilvus includes the following:
- the apaG gene encoding Co2+/Mg2+ efflux protein ApaG; translation: MTHSPEYALDIQVETGFLPEHSVPEQQQYAFYYTITIRNTSEQDLQLLRRHWLITDGNGEVKEVKGDGVVGKQPLLKPEKPFSYTSSAVLATEVGVMQGSYTLVDQSGNEFEAEIPPFRLSLPNKLH
- the rsmA gene encoding 16S rRNA (adenine(1518)-N(6)/adenine(1519)-N(6))-dimethyltransferase RsmA; the protein is MNKQVHQGHRARKRFGQNFLNNESVISQIVATIYPQEGENLVEIGPGLGALTEPVANAAGRLHVVELDRDLAQRLREHPRLADKLTIHEIDALKFDFMQLSQAQQKMRVFGNLPYNISTPLIFHLLSFSSAISDMHFMLQKEVVNRMAAGPDSKAYGRLSVMTQVQCRVFPALEVPPEAFMPPPKVDSAVVRLEPYESTLYPLNSLATLDRVCKEAFNQRRKTIRNALGNLLSVEHLEALGLKPTLRPENLTIEQFCDIANYIDKEQLLQASSSDDS
- a CDS encoding threonine/serine ThrE exporter family protein, with product MLRSFRKYTGPVQAPVRNIDLEQQTRICRVVVLAGRIMQQHGAESKLIEETSVRLGLALGLDSVELAITANALVLTGLSKGRCITTTRRVYDRGINMHMVCEVQRITIMAEKQLLDVNEVVKRLERLQPYKYNRWHVVFMIGLSCACFSHLFGGDWTVFAMTFIASAIAMFFRQEMAHRHHNPILNFGMTAFVATSVAGLAVRYDLGNQPQTVMAASVLLLVPGFPLINAVSDMVKGHISMGISRWFFASLLSLGVAMGIALSMWATGVSGWL
- the rpmA gene encoding 50S ribosomal protein L27, translated to MAHKKAGGSTRNGRDSESKRLGVKRFGGESVLAGSIIVRQRGTKFHAGTNVGIGKDHTLFATAEGKVKFEVKGPKNRKFVSIEAE
- a CDS encoding threonine/serine exporter family protein translates to MLELLAILVEDAIFSSVPAVGFAMVFNVPSRMLPLCAIGGAFAHCLRTLCIHWGVPLEWATLVASTSVGLVGVYWSRRYLIPRPVFTVASIIPMIPGSFAFKTMVGIIGLYSGGFSEALLATVIENGLRTLFILMALSFGLAIPSVVIYRGRPIV
- the surA gene encoding peptidylprolyl isomerase SurA — protein: MKKLILLSLSILLLNTGLVQAQEQLLDKVVAIVNNDVITQTQVEKLTNKVTRLSKQEGQALPPENELQQQVMDRLIQESLQLQLAERLGIKISDTQLENTIDNIIAGEKKTRQEFLAELEQQGVSYQQFQDEIRTEIILGEVGRSQVQRRVSISDQEVQALIKLIEEQDKGTVRYQVGHILIRIGNDEAAAQQQAEQIVQQLKQGENFNQLAMTYSQGPKALEGGDWGWMTIEEMPTLFAGVVANQTKGSVLGPIRTDTGLHIVMVLDAEGLQKVETLEVNARHILIKPSIILSDQKAKSLLSEFREQLISGEANFAELARQYSEDPGSAVRGGELGWSDPSAYVPAFRDAVTRLAVGEISQPFRSTFGWHLLEVLDKRTTDTTNQASENRARQLIFNRKYNEEMQAWQEELREEAYVEILDGDA
- the folA gene encoding type 3 dihydrofolate reductase produces the protein MKLAMIAAMTKQRVIGKDNQMPWHLPADLAHFKRVTMGKPVIMGRLTYESIGRPLPGRLNIVVSRNPKLSIAGVEVLSSVEAALERVKDEAEVMIIGGANIYQQCLPLADSLYLTFIDTELEGDAYFPDYLQQASWQTLHRESHPADDKNPYDLEFVSLARA
- the cgtA gene encoding Obg family GTPase CgtA, which produces MKFVDEAVIKVDAGDGGNGTISFRREKYVPRGGPDGGDGGDGGSVYLVADENLNTLIDYRFERFHKAERGENGQGSNCTGKRGEDLELPVPVGTRARDQDTGEILGDLTQHKQRLLVAKGGFHGLGNTRFKSSTNRAPRRKSNGTPGEVRNLQLELLLLADVGMLGLPNAGKSTFIRSVSAAKPKVADYPFTTLIPNLGVVRQSENRGFVIADIPGLIEGAADGAGLGVRFLKHLERCRVLLHMVDVLPADGSDPVENALTIISELEQYSEKLFEKPRWLVFNKVDLVLEEEADEIRQRVIDALGWEGEVFSISALENNGTKEICKAIGQFLETLPVVEEELAEREEVKFQWDDYHQQQIEQAEFEDWDDDDWDDDDDHGVEVIYQP
- a CDS encoding symmetrical bis(5'-nucleosyl)-tetraphosphatase, translated to MASYFVGDVQGCLDELQALLEQCKFSRKKDQLWLAGDLVARGPKSLETLRFVKDLGDSAHIVLGNHDLHLLAVANGIHRAKRRDNLQALLDAPDRDELLDWLRQQPLIKKHPDFDVVMVHAGIYPKWKVSKALKLAKEVQAELAGDNYLQLLQNMYGNEPAHWTDELVGYDRLRCIINVFTRMRYCFPDASLDFDSKLPPNKNNNPNLKPWFEIPGKHLKQTHIIFGHWAALMGKSKHALVSGLDTGCVWGNYLSMLRWDDQRMYTQACFNKNMIKP
- the pdxA gene encoding 4-hydroxythreonine-4-phosphate dehydrogenase PdxA, producing MSNTVARIALTPGEPAGIGPDLVLAISQQAWPMELVVVADPQLLEERAKLLGINIRLLSYQPEQAAKPQAAGTLTIAPINMGAPAVPGLLDEANGHYVLKTLEFACKGNMDGQFAAVVTGPVNKGIINKAGVSFSGHTEFFAQQAGCSDVVMMLATEGLRVALATTHLPLAYVAKAITHERLYNIISILHHDLQSKFAIKQPKIYVCGLNPHAGEDGHLGREELDIIIPLLEQMREEHGMNLIGPLPADTVFQDKYLAEADAVLAMYHDQGLPVLKYKGFGKSVNITLGLPFIRTSVDHGTALELAGTGEADHGSMITALEHAIDMVEREHE